One window of Salminus brasiliensis chromosome 16, fSalBra1.hap2, whole genome shotgun sequence genomic DNA carries:
- the nrarpa gene encoding notch-regulated ankyrin repeat-containing protein A, producing the protein MSQADISTCSAPQRVFQEAVKKGNTKELHSLLQNMTSCEFNVNSFGPEGQTALHQSVIDGNLELVKLLVKFGADIRLANREGWSALHIAAFGGHQDIVLYLITKAKYSSGAR; encoded by the coding sequence ATGAGCCAGGCGGATATATCCACTTGCTCCGCGCCTCAGAGGGTCTTCCAGGAGGCGGTGAAGAAGGGCAACACGAAGGAGCTCCACTCGCTGCTGCAGAACATGACCAGCTGCGAGTTCAACGTGAACTCCTTCGGGCCGGAGGGCCAGACAGCGCTGCACCAGTCAGTCATCGACGGCAACCTGGAGCTGGTCAAGCTGCTGGTGAAATTCGGGGCAGATATCCGGCTGGCGAATAGGGAGGGGTGGAGTGCTTTGCACATCGCCGCTTTCGGGGGGCACCAGGACATCGTTTTATACCTCATCACTAAGGCGAAGTACTCCTCCGGAGCCAGGTAA